Below is a genomic region from Zerene cesonia ecotype Mississippi chromosome 6, Zerene_cesonia_1.1, whole genome shotgun sequence.
CATAATATTGAACTTTTAGGTTCTCCAAATTTGAGAAGCCATTCAGGTTTGTTATCGAgtgaattaacatttttatttatgaaaatagtgTAGTTAGTgcatataaatacacaaattatatcacacttatataatattataaatgtgaaagtttgtttatttgtccgtcaatcacgctgaaactactgaatggattttggtgaaatttcgcagacagggtatgagctgactttggtgacaggatactttttatcccgattaaatgctcccttaagataactaaatcatttgtaaatgccCTAATTTCACTACAGCGGAATCAAGTATGgcatatatttgaatatgtcTTACAATTTTCGTTAACACTTACTGTTAAAAGTAGGTCATTTAGCATAGGaaacctttaaaaataatgaaagacAATCTACCTATAAATTAATGACCATGCTTTGAGTGCTCCCTTAAGCGTGATCTTAATTTAAGGGGACGGCTAGTCGGCTGAGTAAGCTATTATTGCCCCTTTGAAAGCCGAGTGAAAACGCTAAGTAATTCGTTCTAGATAATTCTATCAATTTCTTTAAGTCCTTTTACTGAAATTCACTGCTTATCTTGTATACCTAACGGTAAATGTTCGGAGGATTTATCTTCggttcgatttattttttgatttcttaagtttattttctatctattataatatagtattatggaAGGTAATTAAGTATTCCTGTTAATGTCTTATTAATCTTTCTTATATGTCGCATCGGGTTGTAGCAtgtgattttgataaaaaaataaaaagcttacTACTCTATAGAGTTTAAACTGGAGTTAATGGagtcaaaatcaaatataaaggAGAAGGTTAGATACAAACATTCTGAACTTATAAAAGCTAGTCATAACAGGCTTATACGATGACTTCGTTACTCTTTTCTGCTGGCAAAGGCCACAAGATGAAAAGGTAAAGCCCCTTACTGGTATGCGTTCACAATCAGtttatcataacaatattatatacaacacCTACACAAAACAAGatctaaaaatatcttataatatctttaatacaTCATTTTTATCCGTCAGCCATATTGCTTAACGTAAAAGGTCATAACATTATTCTTTGCATATTGTAGAACTCCTGTAAGgtgcaaatttttaataaaactttattaacttTGTAAACGTACAATAAGCCCGAGAGGTTTAATCACGTCCCGCCCGAAATGTGCTTGTATTTCTATGCATTTTTAACTCAAAGCTAAAGGAAACGAAGAGTAGCTGTAGATAAATAAACGAGTGTAGCAAACGTGGTTTTATGTATGGCGTAAAATACCACATTTTTGCTTTCTCGACGTTATTACATAAAGTGAACAATGAACAAACATTCTTTGTACAAATTAATCGAATTTTATCGGAATGTGCTGATAAATTGTGTAAGTTGCGCAGCAGGAATTCCGATATCCAGTTTCTCTTAAAAGCGGATTTGATGTTTATtccaataattacattttgtcCCAACGCGAGAGAATTCACAAATCTGTTAACGATGGTCGATGTGTTGCACAAGGATTTGATGGGAAATTTTATGCGAGGTAATTAATAAAGGTTTGATATGTTTGCGTTCACGTTTCGTTAGGTGACTGAAAAATACCCTGGctttatgtatgtacatatatgtcACAGGTATATTTTCAAAGCcgtattattacaatttcactAGGAACTTAATCAAACGGTGGAATGTCAatcaatttcttaaaattttgatttcatttattggTTTTAGAGGCATTTTAATCTCTATCTGTCGCGGGTAGTAGACACTGTAGCTGtaacaattcataaatatgaagAGCGCGTTCCCTTTCGCCGTCgcacattaataaaaaatattaacccACGTCGTCACTCCGGCAACGAAAAGCAAAATATGCTAATAAGACACAATTTATGTTCCCGCAAAACGTCGCGTTATAACCTCGAggcttcatattattttatattgtgttaaagGAATGCAGGGTTCGTTTCAATTTTACGATTCCTCTTGCCGTATCTTTGAGTACGTTCTCGTGTATGATCATAATAATCTATTTCCTATAGGCTTTCATGGACCATAACCCTGTTTGATTCAGTTGAGAGCGGGTACAAAGGgatcttaatattattcgaTCCATTAGCGTTATGACCATTCTGCCCTATTGTGCGTGTATTATCTCTTTTAATATGATTTGCTTCGTCTTTTTGGTATCTATATAGTCTCATTTTATTCAACTTGAATGTTTCTGAATTTTGGAAAAGTgctcaaaaatattaacaggAACAGGTCTCAAACAGACTCAAAGGTTACTGGCGTGCTAACGATTCTGATCACTCGAAgatacacaaaaacaaattaagtgatactttttattttgattattacaaaagttttagtaggtatatattacgataaacatacaaatcaTTTTATTGACTGGCTGaggtatatcataaaatacttttaccctctttgtttaataatatatcacttTAATTATCttctaaaatgaatattagATTGAAGTTATTAACTGTAATCGCGTACTAAGTCGAAACTATTCGATTTGTTTATTAAGCAATATATTAAACGAAGTCGTTGATTTCAGTTTGCTTGTTATGAAAAGTTTCGCTTTAaggaattattaaaagaaaaatattaggaaactacaattttcttaaaaatgatTGACTAttgtatatagtattatatatgtatatagtattattatgttatctgttggattattatagcatataaatcattattctTGATAGAAAAGTAATAGTATGCAAATAGTCAAAAAGTGTTTATAAACTACCGAAAATGGCACATCAAAAGCGAGAATAAAACTTTTCCCTTTGAAATTTGCTTTGCATGCAAAAAACCTAGAGAATTTGATTTCCTGCTGCTGGAATTTTACGTCAATCTATAGCTTCATGTGAATGCGCTAAAATTGTTACtcgaaagtaaaataattttaaaatgaagtgTATTTATTGGTctttaatcaataataattaagtaatctGTGCTTACTACCTACTCATGTAAACTTAGATCATTAAACttgttcatttcattattGCCTTATTCTATTCCTTGTATTTTACACTACCGTGACGTGTATATGCACTGTTCATGATTTAATAGATGAAAGGATCtctatctttaatatttacaagtttTATTAAGTGTATACTATAAGTTATAATCGATTGTGTAAAATTTGAAtgtgtgaaaaattatatccCAAAGGCATAAGTTTCCTTTTTTAACGTAAAACATAATGTGGTGAAATGGTCACGCACGGACTGTTAGTTGAGAAAGTCCTGATATATTGCCCTACCTTTACGGgtcattaaaaacatattttatgttggGTCGCATTAGTTAGgggaaacatttaaattgtgttaaaatgtggaaaaaaagaattatttcacGCATGTATGCACTATTAATGATAAGCAAATAAGATTCAGTCTGACACAGTagacaaattttattgtgggagtcgagcacgcttcggcacgaattgggccagctcgcaccggggaagtaccacacccctacagaaaaccggcgtgaaatagtggcatgccactgtgtttcgtacggtgagtgggggagccggaggcccgtttccttttcctcacccgtcccagtcctttccttctttccagtcgttaatccattccttttcccttaccccaaaaccgggcagcgcattcgcagaggccctacctttgtgaatgttcatgggcggtggtgatcgcttaccatcaggcgaaccaccagctcagttgcccgctatgacataaaaacaaaaaaaaatgttaatatttttgcatttaaaaggACATCTCGAAAATGTTAATCATAGTCCGTATCAGCTTCCCTCTttacgttaaatataatacatatctaCATGATACATTGTAAGGAATACCTAGTTCTCTAAGCTTAAGTGTCTGTGAAAGGGCACAGACAGCCCACGTTTCAGCGATTTTCTAGCTTACACTCGCGGGTCGAGGTCGGGAAAGTGGGTCAAAGACGACCTGTTGATATGGAAACGAAACGGgtatttttacattgttaGACATTTTGATCTATTTCACTGCAGATAACGGAAATGTATGACGCTCGTTGGGATGAtcatgaaaaatgtaattcgAGAGGACTAGTAGCCGTGACCTGTTTgcgaattgaaattttttgctTTCAACGATTTTTGTGAATAGATCAACTTCATacgaaattatcaaaattcattGAGTTTTCgacgttattaattttatacatagtttCAAATATGCTATTAgtttttggttattttattaagagcCTCGTTCAAAACCTAACTACTATACAAAGctgtattcaaatttaatatttgattatccttataactttataaattttcatgggtgcttaccatcaggcgacccactcattttacaattatcacaaaaaaaaaattatgcttagaatacaacatttaaatcaaaataaaatttacttcgATTCTAGTGTGCTTGATATATCGCTATTATAGATCTGTAAACAATCTGAAATATGTAtctaatcaattataataaaaaagacaattaaaggaattttttggaaaattgcaaatttttcaattgtatCCAATAATTTATTCCTCATTTCTAAatccatttaaattcaattactattatagtattatagtattagtatgcTTTGTTgcatcaaaattaattcaattctattcttttaaacgCCGACTGCGTTACTGTAACTTTCACGTGTAAAGTTTGTTGTAGTTGttctttttaaagaaaaaatgtgtTCAACGACTTCAACGGAGTGCAAAGgcttaaatcaaaaaataatttccaaatgGCAAACGCAGctatgtagaaaataatagtACTATTTGTACTTTACAGTGCAACGCACAGCAATTGCAATTGATTAGAATTATATCCTTGAGTTGGAAAGAAATAAGAGAGGAACGCGTTGCTCTCCCATTTCTCTTATGAGTTATTTTGTACTAACGATTATGAAAACGCTTcctgtgtttattattataacaaattcacACACCTACGTGCATACCTACGTAATGTTTTTTACGATTCAGCtgattttttaaacacaaaggCTTTCAATCTGATTTAATCACGTATTTATACcttaatgatgatgatatatctataaaataacttactaACCTTACACATTGATTGTGTTTCAAGATCCACTTTCGTGAGAAATTAGAGATTCATCAATCTGTAAtcctaatttaaaatctatatattatattttaacttgaaTAATTCGATGAAACCTTAACCCTTCCCTCAGTTATTGAACTTACGCAAATAACTGCAAGTAACAacccattttaaaatttccgaGAAATGAAATAGTATTGCTTTACCATCTCGTTAAATCTTAGAGTATTTGTtcgatttatttcaattatacataaagcaaatattttacCAGTCGAACCAACTCCTTTTTGAAGTAAACTACagaaactataataatattgtatgctAAGGAATGGgtaaattaatcattaaatatgttGAACAAGCAGAAATCTTATTAATTCTGTCTCATCTCAAGACAGTTTACTTTAATAAGCTCCTTATGTAAATTGTCCGAATAAAACCAAAACGTTTAAAGTACGTCTCAGAGTAAAGTCTAGCAAAGcttctttgaataaattaactgAAACGAACGTCGTGATTccaagaattattaaaataatcaacatgataaataagaataattattttcgagAACATAAAACTTTCTCCAAATTTTTCCTTAACAACTTTACATTTCTTTGTTATGtacatttgtttttgattttaagaGTTCCATAATGAGTccataatagatatatttgaaataataaaaaatatttaattcttagaattttaaatattatcattgattgaaaatataaagattccGTTGTATTTTAAAGCATCTACCTAATGATTGATTGTGTTAATgtggtatttaataataaatatatttggaaCAGTTGTTAACTCGTTATTCAACTGAACCAACtcaaacattcattcattaacaTGCATGAGAAGCAGGCAAGAAActcttgttgctcttttaaaaagtataagcataataaatttatttgtttagttatatcatgatatagtattttatttataattcaataaagaatagacgttaaaatatagtataaaatcaaTGCTGGTGTTCAATATGTGACATTTTAGCGAAAAAAATGTTACTCCATTTTATGAAATCCAAGATTTATGAACTTTTCGCACCTATCgctacaattataataattgggTCACGATGAACGTTCAAATTGCGCTcgccattttttaaatctgttgAAGTCTGCACTCAGTCCGTCCACCTCCATTTCTTCTCTatgaatttgtaataaaagctACTATAATAACAAACTGCAAAAGCAAATAAACTATTCGCAATTCAATCACACGTTTTCGCTGAGTAAAATGGCGAAACAAACCGCCCCAACTGTTGAGACCGTGATTGCTCACTTATTGATTTCACGTTACAAATGCACTGCTTCACCCGTAACTGTTGTTcgtgttatttcatttaaaaatagagtGAGATTGTTCTAAACAATTGTGACTATTTGTACTGGTTTTGCTTGATTTGGTTTACGCCATCATGAGACTTAATAACCATTTCTCCGAGTACATCCTTTCATTATCATTGAGCAGTTGTGGCTCAGTGGATATGACTTCAATTGAATTGGTGTTTCGATGATCGAACCAGATGAGCGTgctagataattaaaattttcaatttatgaaaatttcacACCGTTATTCGTTAGCCTGGCggataaaagttaaaaacttttattaaccAAGTGCAGTAGCAACAAATATAgactgataatgatgataatgaaaatttcacaaaattattacatgaaaataaacaaacataaatgtaCATATTCAATCTTTTTCTTAGCTCATAATACAAATCTTTACTTAAATTATCTGGGAAATGTATGAACTAAGTTTTTTAACAGCAATGATGCGGCGTGGTTCAATGGCTGTAGCCGGGGGCGGCGAGCCATTAATAGTAGTGGAGGAAAGTGGGGTTGAGGAGTCAGAGTCTCCGCTCAGATGCCCTGCGGTGGCTCGCATGCTCTCAGAAGATCAGGAGTCTCCCCCTGACCCATACCACCTGTCTCCCTGGCGAGAGACACGCAAGCATTCTCTGCCCACTCCAGCCTGCACGAGTGGCCCAACTGCTAGCCAGGTATGACAGAACTCGTTTAACTTTGAGCCAATGTGTCGTGTAAAATTTGTGTATCTATAACTAATTTGGCAAGTAATCAAATGAGAAAATAGTAGTGtgtgaattatatttcttGCATATTTTCATACTTCCTTCACAAGGTATATGTTATTAGGTATAGTATATGTTATTAGGTGCGTCGATTATCTGAGCGAGGTGAAGGAGCCGCTAAAGAAGCTCGCGAAGCCGCATTTTTAGCCACATTGAGTCAGGCCCCGCCGACTCAACCTGGAGGACGAAGGTATATCCACAAAGTTTGATTAGCTTTCACCTAATCTATCTACATTTTTAAGGGGTCACAATATGCATCAAGAGTTTtcttataacttaataaaaagatgtcttttttacttataaaataattttccagaCATTCCGTAGTCACAATCTCTCGAGTGCCCCAGGCGTTATTCGGTCGGGGACGCAGAGAATCCATTGCGGCTTTTCCAGCCCTCAGTCGACGCGGTTCTATTGCAAAGAAATGTgagttgttttaaaattaaaatgaaaaaactgTATAGAAatacgttatatatttatttcttgctttTATCGCAGGCCCGCCAGCAACAGACGCCTTAGGAAGCAGTCACAATTTGCAGCTTGATATAATGGATGATATAGTACAGGCACGTAAAGTGCGTATGCGTCTTTGGAATACATCAAATGAGAAGGTATGCGAAGTGCAACCGCTCGATGAAAAATCACCAATGAGCGGTTCTGTGAGGTACACGAACCGTGGTCGCCGACATTCCGATTTCGTGGGATCACCTTCAACATTGCCCCCAATACCTGCTCGCCGTCGTGCTTCGGAAATGCCTCCACCACCCCCTATTCCACCCCGTAGCGGTGCCGGAGTCATTTGCACTGACACAGATTTGAAACATATGCTAAATGCCCTCACATCGTCAGCTACTGAAATCGATCGTTGCGGAAAACCGGAGCGTTCCAGACAACTCTCCGATATGAGATCCAGCAGTTTCGATGCATCCACATTGCGCGAGAAACTCTCAGATTCAGGAACTACCTGGTTCACACGTCGCCATCAGACTCTAGCTACaaagaaaaaggaaaatgaagcaaagaaattaaaagtCACGTTTGCACCAGATGCAAAACCGGCCCCTGGGGATGCTGCAGCAGTTGTGTGGGATAAGCCTTCAGGGTCAGTCGTTGATGCCAGCGCTTTGGGTAGTGCAATAGAAGTGTTTCTTAGAAGGACCAGCGCTACCCCT
It encodes:
- the LOC119840439 gene encoding uncharacterized protein LOC119840439, which translates into the protein MMRRGSMAVAGGGEPLIVVEESGVEESESPLRCPAVARMLSEDQESPPDPYHLSPWRETRKHSLPTPACTSGPTASQVRRLSERGEGAAKEAREAAFLATLSQAPPTQPGGRRHSVVTISRVPQALFGRGRRESIAAFPALSRRGSIAKKCPPATDALGSSHNLQLDIMDDIVQARKVRMRLWNTSNEKVCEVQPLDEKSPMSGSVRYTNRGRRHSDFVGSPSTLPPIPARRRASEMPPPPPIPPRSGAGVICTDTDLKHMLNALTSSATEIDRCGKPERSRQLSDMRSSSFDASTLREKLSDSGTTWFTRRHQTLATKKKENEAKKLKVTFAPDAKPAPGDAAAVVWDKPSGSVVDASALGSAIEVFLRRTSATPAPSTSIVIKETKTKTDPETRTKLRDAPSTSKGNETERWFITKPEEEDGAGGCEASICSSLKDLFV